Within the Magnetospirillum sp. ME-1 genome, the region ACCGTGGTGCCGGCCGGCGAGCAGACCAAGGACTTCAAGCATCTGGAAGCCCTGCTCGACGCCATGCTGGAGGCCCGGGCCGAACGCGGCGCCATGATCGTGGCCCTGGGCGGCGGCGTGATCGGCGACCTCACCGGCTTCGCCGCCTCGATCCTGCTGCGCGGCGTGGATTTCGTCCAGATCCCCACCACTCTGCTGTCCCAGGTGGATTCCTCGGTGGGCGGCAAGACCGGCATCAACACCCGTCAGGGCAAGAACCTGATCGGCTCGTTCTACCAGCCCCGCCTGGTGCTGGCCGACACGGCGGTGCTCGATTCCCTGCCCAAGCGCCAGGTGCTGGCCGGCTATGCCGAGGTGGTGAAATACGGCGTGATCGACGACGAGCCGTTTTTCGCCTGGCTGGAGGAGAACGGGCAAAAGGTCATCGACGGCGACATGGAGGCGCGGCGCCACGCCGTCGCGGTGTCCTGCCGCGCCAAGGCCCGCATCGTCGGTGCCGACGAGCGGGAAGGGGGCGTGCGCGCGCTCCTCAACCTCGGCCACACCTTCGGCCATGCGCTCGAGGCCGAGACCGGCTTCTCCGACGAGATGCTGCACGGCGAGGCCATCTCCATCGGCATGGTGATGGCGCTTCGCCTGTCGGCCCGGCTGGGTCTGGCGCCCGCCGCCGATGCCCTGCGGCTGGAACGTCACCTGAGTGCGGTGGGCCTGCCCGCCGCCCTGCCCAAGCCCCGGCTGTGGGCGGTGGACCGGCTGATCCACCACATGGCTGGCGACAAGAAGGTCAAGGACGGCAAGGTCACCTTCGTGCTGGCCAGGGGGATCGGCAAAAGCTTCCTCACCCGCGAGGTGCCGGAGGCTGAACTGGCGTCCATGCTGGCGGAGATGGCCGCCGGACGGTAAGGGGGGGACGGTGGGAATGGATCAGGGGACGCTTTTTCTCACCATTTCGGTGGTCGCCATCGTGGTGCTGCAGGCGGGCTCGGCGTTCTTCGCCGGCACCGAGACGGCGCTGACCGCCGTGTCGCGCCCGGTCATGCACCAGCTGGAACAGGACGGCAGCGTTCCCGCCAAGCGCGTCAACCGGCTGATCGACGCCCGCCAGCGCCTGATCGGCGCCTTGCTGATCGGCAATTCGCTCACCCACACCCTGTCCTCGTCGCTGGCCACCGGCCTGCTGGTCGGGCTGTTCGGCGACGTGGGCGTGGCCTATGCCTCGGCCGCCATGACGGTGATCATCGTGGTGTTCGGCGAGGTGCTGCCCAAGACCTACGCCATCTATCACGCCAACCGCGTGGCCCTGCTGTTCTCCGGCCCGGTCACCGCCGTGGTCTGGTTGCTGACCCCCTTCGTCCATGCCGTGGAACTGGTGGTCAAGGTGGTGTTCCGCCTGTTCGGCGCCAAATACGCCGCCGCCGTCAGCGTCGAGGCCTCCATGATGGAGCTGAAGGGCGCCATCGAGGTCCATGCCGGCGAGGAGGAAGTGCGCGAAGAGCGCCGCATGCTGCGCTCCATCCTGGAACTGGGCGACGTGGAGGTGGGGCAGGTGATGACCCATCGCCGCGGCGTGGTCACCGTGGATGCCGGGCTGCCCGCCGTCGAGATTCTGGAGCTGGTGGTGGGCTCGCCCTTCTCGCGCGTGCCCCTGTGGAAGGACGATCCCGACAACATCGTCGGCGTGGTCCACGCCAAGGACCTGCTGCGCGCCGTCCGCGCCCTGGAAGGCGAGATGGACAAGCTGGACGTGGTCGAACTGGCCTCGGCCCCCTGGTTCATACCCGATTCCACCACCCTGCTGGAGCAGTTGCAGGCCTTCCGGTCGCGGCGCGAGCATTTCGCCCTGGTGGTGGACGAGTACGGCACCCTGATGGGCGTGGTCACCCTGGAAGACATCCTGGAGGAGATCGTCGGCGACATCGCCGACGAGCACGATGTGACGGTGGCCGGCGTGCGGCCGCAATCGGACGGCTCCTACATCATCGACGGCTCGGTGACCATCCGCGACCTCAACCGGCAGTTCGAATGGCGGCTGCCCGATGGCGAGGCCTCCACCATCGCCGGGCTGGTCCTGCACGAGGCGCGGCAGATCCCCGACGTGGGCCAGGTGTTCCGCTTCTACGGCTTCCGCTTCGAGATCGCCCGGCGCCAGCGCAATCAGATCACCTCGCTCCGGGTGACGCCGCCTGTCCCGGCCGCCGGCGATTGAGTGACCCCGTTCACATCCCGTTAACTCCACATATGGTATTACAATCGGGTGACGGGGCCGATTTGTTGTCGACAAGCCGAGTCTCCGTTGGTTAAGGTTTTTGCGGGTTGTGATCGCGGACGGAGGAATCCACGTTGATTCGCTGCTTGAGCCGAGCACCGGAAGGCATTTCCGGACAGGGTCGCCCGCCGCAGGTGGGCCGCAGCATCCTCCGCCTCTCCCATCAGGGGTCTCTCGTGTCGAGAGGCCCTTTTTTGTTGCCCTCATTCCTTTCCCATTCCGAAGGAGTCCCAGATGGCCAAGCGCGCTACGCGGGTTGCCGCGTCGAAGAATGAGCCGGTGGTGTCGCTGTATCCCGCCGAGAAGGCCTGGAGCCCGCTGGGCGAGGACGACCGGAACCGCGACCAGAGCTATGTGCGCAAGGTCCGCCCGCAAAGCGACAACCAGCGCCAGCTGCTGCGGGCCATCACCGAGGGCAACCTGACCCTGGCGCTGGGGCCGGCGGGAACGGGAAAGACCTATCTGGCCATCTCGGCGGCGGTGGAAGCCTTCGAGGAAGGCAAGGTGGCGCGCATCATGCTGTCGCGCCCGGCGGTGGAGGCGGGGGAATCCCTGGGCTTCCTGCCCGGCGACCTGCAGGAGAAGCTGGCGCCTTATCTGCGGCCCCTCTACGACGCCCTGTCGGACCGCCTGGGCGGCAAGCGGCTGCGGGCATTGCTGGCCGACGGCTCCATCGAGATCGCCCCCATCGCCTATATGCGCGGCCGCACGCTCAACAACGCCTTCGTGGTCATCGACGAGGCGCAGAACTGCACCTACGGCCAGATCAAGATGCTGCTGACCCGCCTGGGCTGGCATTCCACCATGGTGCTGACCGGCGACCCCGACCAGAGCGACCTGCTGCCCGGCATGTCGGGGCTGGCCGACATCGCGGCCCGGCTGTCGGACCTGCCCGACGTGGCGGTGGTGCATCTGAACGAAAAGGACATCGTCCGTCACCCGCTGGTGGCCAGCATGCTGACGGTGCTGTAGCTGGCTGCGGAAAAACTCGTCTGCCACGCTATTTACTCGTCACCCCCGCGAAGGCGGGGGTCTATGTTGACGTAATTTGGCAGTGTCAACACAAGATGTGGTTGGCTGATACATGGATTCCCGCTTTCGCGGGAATGACGACTTCTTGGGACGAGTTTTTCCGCACCCTGTTAGACCCACTTTCGGCGGCGCCGAAGAATTTTGGCGGCCGGTGAGATCACCACAGAGACACAGCGTCCAGAGGAAAGCCGTTACCGGTGTGAGGCCATTCCTCACATGGAACAGAGCTTGTGCGGGCCGATGTCCAGGTGCAGGTGGTCGGCGTGCAGCTTGTTGTGGTTGGGCGTCAGCACCACGTTGAAATGCTCGCACGAGGCCCGGGCCACGGCCTGGAGGAACTCGCTCTTCTTGCCGGCGCCCTTCCAGTCCTTCTTCACCGAGATCATGGTGCCGTCGGCCAGTTCGAAGCCGCCGATGTCGATGGCCTGGCCCTTGCCGTGTTCCGACAGCCGCCCGCCGCGGCTGCCGCCCTCGCCCGAGGAGGCAACGGTGGTTTCGGTGCGGCGGTTGCGGCAGTCATAGGTTCCCATGTGATGAAGCCTGGCGACGCGCTGCCCGAGGATCCTCTGGGCGGCGGCCTGCACCACCTGGGTTTCGAAGCGATCGACCACCCGGGCCATGGAGCAGGACATCACGCCGGGGCGGTTCCAGCTGGTGCCGGAATCGGCGGTTACCTTGACGGGATTGGCGATGGAGCACGAACCGGGGCCGCCGA harbors:
- the aroB gene encoding 3-dehydroquinate synthase; its protein translation is MSAAPEQVLVELGERSYPIHIGPGMLDRAGELIKPKMRGGRALVVTDANVAPLYLERVQKSLAEAGVTTMHTVVPAGEQTKDFKHLEALLDAMLEARAERGAMIVALGGGVIGDLTGFAASILLRGVDFVQIPTTLLSQVDSSVGGKTGINTRQGKNLIGSFYQPRLVLADTAVLDSLPKRQVLAGYAEVVKYGVIDDEPFFAWLEENGQKVIDGDMEARRHAVAVSCRAKARIVGADEREGGVRALLNLGHTFGHALEAETGFSDEMLHGEAISIGMVMALRLSARLGLAPAADALRLERHLSAVGLPAALPKPRLWAVDRLIHHMAGDKKVKDGKVTFVLARGIGKSFLTREVPEAELASMLAEMAAGR
- a CDS encoding HlyC/CorC family transporter: MDQGTLFLTISVVAIVVLQAGSAFFAGTETALTAVSRPVMHQLEQDGSVPAKRVNRLIDARQRLIGALLIGNSLTHTLSSSLATGLLVGLFGDVGVAYASAAMTVIIVVFGEVLPKTYAIYHANRVALLFSGPVTAVVWLLTPFVHAVELVVKVVFRLFGAKYAAAVSVEASMMELKGAIEVHAGEEEVREERRMLRSILELGDVEVGQVMTHRRGVVTVDAGLPAVEILELVVGSPFSRVPLWKDDPDNIVGVVHAKDLLRAVRALEGEMDKLDVVELASAPWFIPDSTTLLEQLQAFRSRREHFALVVDEYGTLMGVVTLEDILEEIVGDIADEHDVTVAGVRPQSDGSYIIDGSVTIRDLNRQFEWRLPDGEASTIAGLVLHEARQIPDVGQVFRFYGFRFEIARRQRNQITSLRVTPPVPAAGD
- a CDS encoding PhoH family protein produces the protein MAKRATRVAASKNEPVVSLYPAEKAWSPLGEDDRNRDQSYVRKVRPQSDNQRQLLRAITEGNLTLALGPAGTGKTYLAISAAVEAFEEGKVARIMLSRPAVEAGESLGFLPGDLQEKLAPYLRPLYDALSDRLGGKRLRALLADGSIEIAPIAYMRGRTLNNAFVVIDEAQNCTYGQIKMLLTRLGWHSTMVLTGDPDQSDLLPGMSGLADIAARLSDLPDVAVVHLNEKDIVRHPLVASMLTVL
- a CDS encoding extensin family protein, giving the protein MSKRLVFAVLTLALLGACSSPPPRPAPPPPILDPDSACLKDLRDRRVAFEPQAAVGGPGSCSIANPVKVTADSGTSWNRPGVMSCSMARVVDRFETQVVQAAAQRILGQRVARLHHMGTYDCRNRRTETTVASSGEGGSRGGRLSEHGKGQAIDIGGFELADGTMISVKKDWKGAGKKSEFLQAVARASCEHFNVVLTPNHNKLHADHLHLDIGPHKLCSM